The window AAGGAGAAGGGCGTCCGCCGCGTCTCCCCGCACACCGTCCCCATGCTGATGCCGAACGGCCCCTCCGCGAACGTGGGTCTGGCCGTGGGCGCCCGCGCCGGCGTGCACACGCCGGTCTCCGCCTGCGCCTCGGGCGCCGAGGCCATCGGCTACGCCATCGAGATGATCCGCTCCGGCCGTGCCGACGTGGTCGTCGCCGGCGGCACCGAGGCGGCGATCCACCCGCTGCCCATCGCCGCGTTCGGCAACATGATGGCGATGTCCAAGAACAACGAGAACCCCGAGGGCGCCTCGCGCCCCTACGACGTCGCCCGCGACGGCTTCGTCCTCGGCGAGGGCGCCGGTGTGATCGTCCTGGAGTCCGCCGAGCACGCCGCCAAGCGCGGGGCTCGGGTGTACGCCGAGGCGGTCGGCCAGGGCATCTCCGCCGACAGCCACGACATCGTGCAGCCGGAGCCGGAGGGGCGTGGCATCAGCCACGCGCTGCAGAACCTGCTGGAGCGGACGGACCTGAACCCGGCGGAGATCGTGCACGTCAACGCGCACGCCACCTCGACGCCGGCCGGTGACATCGCGGAACTCAAGGCGCTGCGGAAGGTGTTCGGCGACGACGCCGACCACATGGCCGTTTCGGCCACCAAGTCGATGACGGGTCATCTGCTGGGTGGTGCCGGTGGTGTGGAGACCGTGGCCACCGTGCTCGCGCTGTACCACCGGGTGGCTCCGCCGACCATCAACGTCGAGAACCTCGACCCGGAGGCCGAGGCGAATGCCGACGTCGTCCGCGGTGAGGCTCGCAAGCTGCCCGTCGAGGGCCGGATCGCCGCGCTGAACGACTCGTTCGGCTTCGGCGGCCACAACGTGGTCCTGGCGTTCCGTACGGTCTGAGAAGCGTTTGTACGTACGTGAAGGGCCCCCACCTCGCAAGGTGGGGGCCCTTCGTGTGTCCGGGTCTCAGACCACCTGGTGCAGCCAGCGCACCGGGGCACCCTCACCGGCGTACCGGAAGGGCTCCAACTCGTCGTCCCACGGCTTGCCCAGGAGCTTGGACAGTTCCGCTTCCAGGTCCGTCTCTCCGCGCTGAGAGCGCGTCAGCGCGGCGCGCAGGCGGTCCTCCGGGATCAGGATGTCGCCGTGGATGCCCGTCACCGCGTGGAAGATGCCGAGGTCGGGAGTGCAGCTGTAGCGCTCGCCCTCGGCCTTGGCGCAGGGCTCGGCCGTGACCTCGAAGCGCAGGAGGTGCCAGCCGCGCAGGGCGGAGGCCAGTTTGGAGGCCGTGCCCACCTCGCCCTGCCAGGAGAACTCCGAGCGCCAGGTGCCCGGCGCGGCGGGCTGCCGGATCCAGTCGAGGTTGACGCGCGTGCCGAGCACCCCGGCGACGGCCCACTCGACGTGCGGGCACAGCGCGCGCGGCGCGGAGTGCACGTACAGAACTCCACGTGTCGTCACCGGGACCTCCGGGCAGAGGGGGACATCTTGCGAACTGGCGGACGGCCGTGGCCGGTCAGCCACGTTGATGGCGAGGCTACCGTGCGGCGGCGCAAGGAGTGTGACGTACCGTCGGTCCCGGTGCCGTGAAACGCCCGCCATTCACCCGGCAGGACGCCTGTACGGGGTGGAACCGTTGCATCGCGCGCGCTCGGGAACTCCCGCGCGTTGTATGGGGAGGGGAGCAGTAGCCGACAAGCGAGGGGATCAGCAGCGGATGCGGAAGACCGGTCACCGCTCACGAGCCGTGCTCGCCGTGCTGTCCGCGGCCGTCCTGGGACTCGTCGGCTGTGATGCCGTCGGGGGGAACTCGCCGGGGCCGTCGGGGACGGACGTGAAGCGGGTCAAGCCGAAGCCGACCCCGGTGTGGGATCGCAGCCCGGATTCGGTCGCGGCCGTCGGCGACTCCATCACCAGAGGCTTCGACGCCTGTTCGGTGCTCTCGGACTGCCCGGAGGTGTCGTGGGCGACCGGCAGCAGCGAGAAGGTGGACAGTCTCGCCGTACGGCTGCTGGGTGAGGCGAAGGCGGCCGAGCGGAGCTGGAACTACGCGGTGACCGGGGCGCGGATGGCGGATCTGCCCGGGCAGATGGCGCAGGCGGCGACGCGGAAGCCGGAGCTGGTGACGGTGATGGCGGGGGCGAATGACGCCTGCCGGGACAGCACCGAGTCGATGACCTCGGTCGAGGACTTCCGCGCGCAGTTCGAGGAGTCGATGCGGACGCTTCGGGGGGCGCTGCCGAAGGCGCAGGTGTATGTGGCGAGCGTGCCGGATCTGAAGCGGCTGTGGTCGCAGGGGCGGACCAGTGCGCTGGGCAAGCAGGTGTGGAAGCTGGGCATCTGCCCGTCGATGCTCGATGACGCGGACTCGCTGGACGCGGCGGCGACCCTGCGGCGGGAGACGGTGCAGAAGCGGGTGGAGGAGTACAACACGGTGCTGAAGGAGGTGTGCGCGAAGGACAAGCGGTGCCGGTTCGACGGGGGCGCGGTGTACGCGTACCGGTTCGGGACGGCGCAGCTGAGCCGCTGGGACTGGTTCCATCCGAGTGTGAACGGCCAGGCGAGGCTGGCCGAGATCGCCTACCGGACGGTCACCGCGAAAACCGGGTGACTTAAGGTTCCGCACATGGTTTCGCACATGAACGAACTCTTCGGCACACTTTCCGACGGCACGGCGGTGCACCGCTGGACGCTGGAGCGCGCGGGCGTGCGGGTGCGGGTGCTGACGTACGGCGGGATCGTGCAGTCGGTGGAGGTGCCGGACCGGGACGGCGTCCCCGGGAATGTGGTGCTGGGGTTCGCGGAGCTGGACGGTTACCCCGCGCATCCGGGGCCGTACTTCGGTGCGCTGGTCGGGCGGTACGCCAACCGGATCGCGGGCGGTCGCTTCACCCTGGACGGGCTGACGTACGCGCTGCCGGTGAACAACGGCCCGAACTGTCTGCACGGCGGTGAGCGCGGCTTCGACGAGCGGGTGTGGGACGCGGAGCCGGTCGAGCACGGGGTGCGGCTGAGCCGGGTCTCCGGGCACGGCGAGGAAGGTTTCCCGGGCCGTCTTGAGGTGTCGGCGACGTACACCCTGGACGCCGAGGGCGGGCTGCGGATCGCGTACGAGGCGGTGACGGACGCGCCGACCGTGGTGAACCTGACGAACCACAGCTACTTCAATCTGGCCGGGGCGGGGTCGGGGAACGCGGGCGGGCATGAACTGCGGATCGCCGCCTCCCGGTTCACGCCCGTGGACGGGGATCTGATCCCGACCGGCGTGGAGTCCGTCGAGGGCAGCCGGTTCGACTTCCGCGTATCCCGCAAGGTGGGCGCCGGCTACGACCACAACTTCGTGCTCGACAAGGGCGTGACCCCGGCCCCGGTGGAGGTCGCCGAGCTGCACGACCCGGCGTCCGGCCGGGTGCTCACGGTGTCGACGACCGAACCGGGGCTCCAGCTCTACACCGCCGACCATCTGTCCGAGCCCTTCGCCCCGGGCGACGGCATCGCCCTGGAGACCCAGCACTTCCCCGACTCCCCGAACCGGCCGGAGTTCCCGAGCACGGTGCTGCGTCCCGGCGAGGTGTTCCGCTCGGAGACGGTGTACGGGTTCTCCACGCGATGATCTCCACCGGATGAGATGAAGCCCCGGTCCGGGCGTCAGGTCCCGGACCGGGGCTGTTCATGGGGAACGTGTCCCGGGTCAGACGTTAATCGTCCCGGTGAGCCTGCGGTCGACGATCGAGCGGCTCACCTGGATCTCGTACGAACCCTTCACAAATGACCATGAGTTGGTCTTCTCGTCCCAGATCTCGAAAGCGCGGCGCGGGATCTCCACGACGGCCTCGACCGTCTCCCCCGGTGCCGCCGCCACCTGCGCGAATCCGGCCAGCACCCGCGCCGGGCGCTCGGCGTCGGGCTCGGCCGGGGCCAGATAGACCTGCACGACCTCGCGCCCGGGCCGGTCGCCGGTGTTCTGGACGCGGATCCTCGCGGTCGTACCGTCGAGTTCGAGCGACTGGTAGGTCCACTCGGTGTAGCCGAGGCCGTGTCCGAAGGGGTACGACGGGGTGCGGCCCTCCTTCTCCCAGGCGCGGTAGCCGATGAAGACGCCCTCGGTGTACGGGAGTTCGCCGTCGGTGGGGACGACCTGGGTGACGGGGGCGTCGGCCAGGGAGCCCCAGGTGGTGGGCAGTCGGCCGCCGGGCTCCTCCGCGCCCGTGAGTACGTCCGCCAACGCCGCGCCGCCCTCCTGGCCGGGGAACCAGCTGAGCAGGACGGCGGCGACGTCCTCGCGCCACGGCAGCTCCACCGGGGAGCCGGAGTTGACGACCACGACGGTGTTGGGGTTGGCGGCGGCTACGGCGCGCACCAGGTCGTCCTGGTGGCCGGGCAGGTTCAGGTCGGTGCGGTCGAAGCCCTCCGACTCCACGCGGTCGGTGGTCGCCACCACGACCACGGCCGTGTCGGCGGCGCGGGCGGCCTCGACGGCCTCGGCGATCAGCTCGTCGGGGTCGCGCGTCGGCTCCTGGTGGGCGAGCGTGAAGCCGACGGCCTTGATCGGGGCGCCCTCCGGGATGCTCACCACGTGGGTGAGGGAGACCTCGACCGGCTCCCCGGCGGTCAGCTCGACCTGGGCGCGGGGCTCGGGGGCGCCGAAGAAGCTGATGAACGGGTCGTCGCTGTCCGTGCCCTGGACATCGTCGTAGTACGTGGTGCCGGCGACGGTGAGGGTGAAGGCGCCCAGGCCCTTGATGCCGAAGGTGTGCGGGCCGGTCTCGCGCGGGGTGTAGGTGCCGGTCAACTCGACGGTGTGCAGGGTCTCGTGGGTGACGCCGTCGGGGAGGTCCGAACCCATCCACTGGATCTGGCCGTTGGGCGCGGAGGCGGTGCCGATGACCCGCCCCTCGGCGTCGCGGCAGACGGCCCGCAGCGTGAATCCCTTGTCGGCGACGGCGAGTTCGGTGTTGGGGTCGGCGCCGACAGCGTAGGTCAGACTGCCCTCGGGAAGGGCGGCGGTGAGGCCCTCGAGCGGGGAGACGATCCGGGCGGGGAAGACGGTCGCGGAGCCGCCGCCGAGGACCCGGGCGTCGCGGGCGGCGGCACCGATGAGCGCGACGGTGCCCCGGAGGGGCAGAGCGCCCTGATTCCGTACGAGGACGAAGGAGCGGCGGGCGATCTCGCGGGCCAGGGCTTCCCCGTCGACCTGTGCGGGCGGCTCGGTCACCGCCGGTTCGGCACCTTCCAGGGCACCGACCCGGGCGGCCAGCCGCAGCACATTGCGTACGGCGGTGTCGACCACGGACTCCTCGACCTTGCCGTCGCGTACGGCCGCCGCGAGGGCCTCGCCGTACACCGTGTCCGGGCCCGGCATGGCGACGTCGAGGCCGCCCTCGAGCGCGCCGACGGTGGAGCGGGCGGCCATCCAGTCGGAGACGTTGTAGCCGTCGAAGCCCCACTCGCCGCGCAGGATCTCGTTCACGAGGTAGCGGTGCTCGGTCATCGTGGTGCCGTTGACCGTGTTGTAGGCGGTCATGATGCCCCACGGGTGGGCGTTCTCGACGATGGTCTCGAAGGGGGCCAAGTACAGCTCGCGCAGGGCGCGTTCGCTGGCGATGTTGTTCACCGTGAAGCGGTCGGTCTCGGCGTCGTTGGCGACGAAGTGCTTGACGGTGGTGCCGATGCCGCCGGACTGGACGCCGGTCACATAGCCCGCGCCGATCAGCCCGGTAAGGTACGGGTCCTCGCTGTACGCCTCGAAGTGCCGCCCGCCGAGCGGGGAGCGGTGCAGATTGACGGTGGGCGCAAGGAGCACATGGACGCCCTTGCGGCGGGCCTCCTGGGCGAGCAGCACGCCGGCCCGGCGGGCGAGCTCCGGGTCCCAGGTGGCGGCGAGGGCGGTCGGGGAGGGCAGGGCGACGGAGGTGTCGTCGGCGGTCCAGCGCACGCCCCGGACGCCGATCGGGCCGTCGGACATGACGAGGGATGCCAGGCCGATCTCTGGCAGGGCGGGCAGGGTCCACATGTCCTGGCCGGAGAGCAGCCGTGCCTTCGCGTCGAGGTCGAGCCGGGCGAGGGCGGCCTCGACGACCGCCTCGCGTGCTTCATCGGCCTGGGTGCGGGTTGCCGCCATGTCGGTGCCTCCTCGGTGAGTCCGTGCTGTGCCTCCATCCTGCATCGGTTACCTGTAGACCGGTAGGTTTCGTTATCTTGCTGTAATATTAGGGGTACGTCGATGCCGTACGGTGACGCCATGAACGCGAGGGTCAGGAGCGAGGAGCGCCGCGCCGAGATCGTGCGGGCGGCGCTGGAAGTGATCGCCGAGCGAGGTTACCGAGGCGCCAGCCTCGCCTCGGTCGCGGAGCGGGTCGGGCTCACCCAGCAGGGGCTGCTGCACTACTTCCCGACGAAGGACGCGCTGCTGGTCGCGGTGCTCGAGGAGCGCGACCAGTGGGACGCGGTGCCGGACACCCGGTGGCGGGTCGATCTGCTCGCCTCGCTCGTGGAGTACAACGCGATGCGGCCCGGCATCATCCAGACCTTCTCGGCGCTGCTCGGCGAGAGCGTCACGGAGGGGCATCCGGCGCGCGAGTACTTCACCGAGCGGTACACGCGCGTGCGGACGAGCATGGCGGAGGTGCTGCGCGCCGAGTACGGCGACCGCCTCCCGAACGGCCTGACCCCGGAACGGACCGCGCCCCTGCTGGTCGCCGTCATGGACGGCCTGCAGTACCAGTGGCTGCTGGACCCCGAGTCGGTGGACATGCCGGGCGCGTTCCGGGACTTCCTCAGTCTGCTGGGCGAGGACTGACCGCGGCCACCACCTCGATCTCGATCATGGCTTCGGGCCGGAACAGCTTCGGCACCTCGAAGGTCATGCTGGTCGGCGGGGTCCCGGTGATCAACTCCCGGCGTACGGCGGCGTATTCGGCGAGCTCGGAGATGTCGGTCAGGTAGGTCCGGATGTTGATGATGTCGGCCAGGGTCGCCCCGTGCGCGGCGAGCAGGGCCTCCAGGATCGCGAAGACGCCCCGGCTCTGCTCCTCCAGCGTCTCGCCCTCGGCGATCTGACCGGAGATGTACAACAGCGCGCTGCCGTCGGCGTGTTCGACCCGGGCGACCTGCGAGTAGGCGGGGCTGTAGGGCTGGGGGGCGGTGGCGGGGTTGTCGAGGGTGACCTTCATGCCGTTGACGCTAGAGGCCTTGGATCGATGCGACAAGCGAATGTCTAGCATGGCAGCCATGCCGAGTCAGCATCACGAGCCCGACTCCGACCTCCCGACCGTCTGGCTCCGGGTCTTCCTGGAGGTCGCCCGGCACGGCTCCTTCACCGGGGCCGCCCGCACCCTCGGCTGGACCCAGTCCGCGGTGTCCCGGCAGATCTCCTCGCTGGAGGGGGCGCTCGGCGGTGCCCCGCTGTTCGACCGGCTGCCCAGGGGCGTACGGCTGACCGAGGCCGGGCGGATCCTCGTTCCGTATGCCGAAGCCGTGGCCGAGGCGCTGCACGGTGCCGGGCGTGAACTGGCCGCCCTGCGCGAGGCCGCCGGCGGACGGCTGCGGTTCGGTGCCTTCGCCACGGCCGACGCGGCCCTGGTGCCGCAGGCGTTGGCCGCGTTCCGGGCCCGCCATCCGCGCGTACGTACCTCCCGCGAGGAGGGCTTCACCCCGGTCCTGCTGGACCGCCTGGCCGCGGGCCACCTCGATCTGGCGGTGGTCTCGACGACGGGCGGCGCCCCGCTGGGGGCGTACGAACTCCACCACCTCCTCGACGAGTCGCTGTACGTGGCGGTCCCCGCCGGTCATGAGCTGGCCGGGCATGGCCCGGTGCACCTCGCTCAACTCGCCGACGCCGACTGGATCTCCGGCAGCCCACGCCCCGAGGGCACCCTGCTGGACGCGGCCCTGCGCCAGGGCTTCCGGCCGCGCGTGGCGCATGTCGTCGGCGAGTGGATCGCCAAACAGGGGTACGTCGCCGCAGGCCTCGGCGTGACCCTCATCCCGGCGCTGGCGGCCGCCTCCGTACGCCCGGACATCGCCCTCCTTCCGGTGCTCGACGAGGACGCGCCCGCACGGGCGGTGTACGCGGCGACGGCACGGGGACGCTCGCTCACTCCGGCCGGGGAGGCGTTCCTGGCGGCGCTGCGGGAGGCGGCGGAGGGGTTCGCGGCGCCGTAATGCGGGGAAGCGGGCTATCACCACGCTCCTCCACCGCAACGGAAGGACCGGAAACCCCTTGAATCTCATACGTATTGGGATCTGCGCCCTGGGACTGGCGCTGGCCGCCGCACTGACCGCCCCCGCGAGCGCGACCGCCGCTCAGTCGCCCACCGTCGAGGAGCAGCGGCTCGACCAGGCGGTGCCGCAGGAGATCCTCCGGCGGTCCGGATTCGACGCCGTGGCCCCGGAGTTCGCGCGTGAGCTGGGCAAGGCGCGGTCCTATGCGCAGGCCCGCGCAGTCGTCGTACGCGAAGGTTCCGCGCTGTGGCGGCGGGCCGTAGAGCGGGCGCAGGGGAGGGGGCCGGACGGTGGGGATCTGAGCCGGGACGACGACCGGCCGTTGTACTGGGCGCGGTTGGGGATGACGCGGGAGGTGCGGGCCTGGGAGCCGGAGTTCGGGCTTTCTGCTGACCAAAGGTCCGCCCTGATCGGCCAGTTGGAGCGGACCTCGCGCGGGCAGACCGCGATCCGCTATCCGCACGGCCAGGGGCTGAAGCGGATCCTGGTCACCGGGTTCGATCCGTTCACGCTGGACCGGGACATCCGGATCTCCAATCCGTCGGGGGCGACCGCGCTCGCGCTCGACGGCACGGTGATCGAGACCGCGGAAGGGCCGGCGCGGATCGAGACGGTCGTGTTCCCGGTGCGCTGGCGGGACTTCGCGGAGGGCACGGTGGAGCGGACGCTGCGGCCGTATCTCAAGGGCGTCGATCTGCTCACCACCGTGAGTCAGGGGCGGGTCGGGCGGTTCGACATCGAGCGGACCAACGGGGCCTGGCGGGGCGGTTTCCCGGACAACGACAACATCGGCCGCACCGAGACCGTCCCGGTCAGTGATCCGGCCTCGCAGCCGCAGTGGACGACGACGACCCTGCCGTACGAGGAGATCGTGGCCGCGGCGACCGGGCGGTTCCCCGTGTACGACAACACCAGCGTCACCGAGATCCCGGCGGGCGGAACCGAGCCCGTCGTGCGGCCGGACGGGCCCACGGCGGGGTCGATCGCGCGGGCCGGGGGCGGCGGGAACTACCTCTCCAACGAGATCGCCTACCGGGCGACGCTGTTGCGGGACCGGCTGGCGCTGCACGACACACTTCCGGCCGGGCATGTGCACACGCCGGTGCTGCAGTTCGGGGCCGGGAACACCTCCGAGGTCACCGACCCCGAGTTCGTGCGCAACCGGCTGGACATCATCGCCCAGGTACGGGCGATCCTGACGGCTGCTGCGGGCTGAGCTGTTCGTCGTCGTCCTCGACGGTTTCCTCGCCGAGGAGTTCGCGGGCCATGAGGGTGGCACCGGCCACCGCGCCGGGCATCAGGAACACCGCGACGAACGGGACCAGGAAGGCCACGGCAAGGGGGGTGCCGAAGCCCCACACCAGGGTCTTGCGGGAGCGGAGCAGCGCCAGCCGGTCACGGAGTTCGACGCGGCGGCGCTGCATCGCCACCGCGGCGAGCTCCTCGGTGAGGAAGAAGCCGGTGACGAGGAAGCCGATCACCGGTACGGCCGTCTGGCCGACGACCGGGATGAAGCCGAGGCCGAAGAGCAGGACGGCCCAGACTCCGGCCCGCACGACGATCCGCAGACTGTCCCGCGCCGAGATCCACAGCTCACGGATCAGTGGCAGGCCCGACTCGGGGGCGGTGCCGTCCGGGGAGACGTCGCGGTCGACCTTCTCGGAGAGGTTCTCGTAGAAGGGCTGGCCGATCAGGAGGGTGACCGCGGTGAAGGTGAGGACGGACAGGAGCAGGGCCAGGGCGAAGAGTACGGCGGTCAGGAAGCCGCGGAAGAGACCGAGCCACGGGCTCGACCAGTCGTCGGCGAACGGCGTGGCCCAGGCCACGAAGTCCTCGCCCCACAGGGCCAGCGCGACCAGCGCCGCCGCGTAGAGGACGAGAGTGATCAGGCCGGGAATCAGCCCGAAGCCGTACTGCTTGCCGTGCCGGGCCACCCACCGCTGGCCCTTCAGGAGATAGCGGAAACCCACCCCAAGATCGCGCATGGCCGAACTCTATCGGTCGGCGGTGACAGGGTTCACGGGCGTGGACGGCAACGCCGATTCACGCCACCCCCACCGACACCACCACCCCCGGCTCCACCGACGGCGACACCGCCGCCGACACCCGTACCGCCGCGGCCCGCGCCACCCGCCCCGCGCGGGATGCGCCGGACAGCAGCAGCGGCTGGAGCTGTTCCAGGCTCGCCACCAGCAGCTCCTCGCCCGCGATGAGCACCGGCCGGGCCGCCTTCGTCGTCGCCGCTGCCGCCTCCGTCAGGTCGGCCAGTGGGGGCAGGGTGGCGCGTACGACGTTCGCGCCGGCGGTCGCCGCGCGCTCGGCCAGGGCCACCTGGAGGGGGATCAGCGGGGCGACGGCGGCGGTCAACGCGTCGGCGATGCGGCGGAGTTCGGGGGTGCCGTCGCGCAGGACCTCGGCCGCCGAGCGCAGCACCGGGGTGAGGGCCAGGAGGACGCCCGCGAGGAGGCCCGCGCCCGCCGGGAGCAGGGGCGACATCGCCTCGACCATCTCGCCGAGCGCCGTCGCGAACTCCTCGACCGCCGGTTCCACCGCGTCCAGCACCGGCAGCAGGCTGTCGCCGAGGGCGGTGAGCAGGGCCTGGGCGGGTTCGCTGACCGGGTGCACGGCGAGCGGGGCGCCGGTCGTGCCGAGGCGGGTGAGGGTGTCGACGATGCGGTAGAAGGCCTCCTGGGCCTGCGGAGAGGCGCTCGCCTCGGCGAGTTCGGCGGTGGTCTGACGCAGGACGCGCAGCATCTCCTGCCCCGAACCGTCCCTGGGGTCGAAGGTGTTGAGGGCGATCCTGGTGATGTTCCCGGCCGTGTCCAGGAGCTGGCCGGTGATGTCGGTGGTGTTGCGTGCCATGCGCAGTACGTCGTCCCTGCTGGGCAGCGTAGGGATCGTCGCCATGTGCTCTCCTCGGCTCGGGCACCGTCGCCCTCAGGATGCCCTTTCGGCGGCGCCGGGATACGCCATCCGGGGCATCGGTGACACCAACTCCCTCTGGTTGTAGTTGAGTCGAACAGGTACACCTCGCCGTACCGATCTCAGGAAGCTCCGAGGAGGTACGCGTGCGCACCACAAGAACCGTCCCCGTGCTCGCCCTTGTGACCGTCGGATCCCTGTTCCTCACCTCGCACAGCGCCGTCGCCGATCGACCCACACCGACCAGGGAGCGCGCCGCCCCCGACGACCGGGCCGCCCGCGCCCCCGAGAGCGCCGCCCTGCGTGCCCTCGCCGAGGACACCCCGCTCGCCGATGGAGGCCGCGGCTACCCGCGCGAGCAGGTCCTCTCCCCCGACCCCGAGAACCCCGCCGACAAGTCCCTGAAGCTGGGCCTCACCCCGTACCACGCCATCGCCCCGAAGCTGAACGCCCTGCAACGGCTCGGCGACCGGGTGA of the Streptomyces sp. NBC_00287 genome contains:
- a CDS encoding RidA family protein encodes the protein MKVTLDNPATAPQPYSPAYSQVARVEHADGSALLYISGQIAEGETLEEQSRGVFAILEALLAAHGATLADIINIRTYLTDISELAEYAAVRRELITGTPPTSMTFEVPKLFRPEAMIEIEVVAAVSPRPAD
- a CDS encoding LysR family transcriptional regulator, whose product is MAAMPSQHHEPDSDLPTVWLRVFLEVARHGSFTGAARTLGWTQSAVSRQISSLEGALGGAPLFDRLPRGVRLTEAGRILVPYAEAVAEALHGAGRELAALREAAGGRLRFGAFATADAALVPQALAAFRARHPRVRTSREEGFTPVLLDRLAAGHLDLAVVSTTGGAPLGAYELHHLLDESLYVAVPAGHELAGHGPVHLAQLADADWISGSPRPEGTLLDAALRQGFRPRVAHVVGEWIAKQGYVAAGLGVTLIPALAAASVRPDIALLPVLDEDAPARAVYAATARGRSLTPAGEAFLAALREAAEGFAAP
- a CDS encoding SGNH/GDSL hydrolase family protein; translated protein: MRKTGHRSRAVLAVLSAAVLGLVGCDAVGGNSPGPSGTDVKRVKPKPTPVWDRSPDSVAAVGDSITRGFDACSVLSDCPEVSWATGSSEKVDSLAVRLLGEAKAAERSWNYAVTGARMADLPGQMAQAATRKPELVTVMAGANDACRDSTESMTSVEDFRAQFEESMRTLRGALPKAQVYVASVPDLKRLWSQGRTSALGKQVWKLGICPSMLDDADSLDAAATLRRETVQKRVEEYNTVLKEVCAKDKRCRFDGGAVYAYRFGTAQLSRWDWFHPSVNGQARLAEIAYRTVTAKTG
- a CDS encoding beta-glucosidase family protein, giving the protein MAATRTQADEAREAVVEAALARLDLDAKARLLSGQDMWTLPALPEIGLASLVMSDGPIGVRGVRWTADDTSVALPSPTALAATWDPELARRAGVLLAQEARRKGVHVLLAPTVNLHRSPLGGRHFEAYSEDPYLTGLIGAGYVTGVQSGGIGTTVKHFVANDAETDRFTVNNIASERALRELYLAPFETIVENAHPWGIMTAYNTVNGTTMTEHRYLVNEILRGEWGFDGYNVSDWMAARSTVGALEGGLDVAMPGPDTVYGEALAAAVRDGKVEESVVDTAVRNVLRLAARVGALEGAEPAVTEPPAQVDGEALAREIARRSFVLVRNQGALPLRGTVALIGAAARDARVLGGGSATVFPARIVSPLEGLTAALPEGSLTYAVGADPNTELAVADKGFTLRAVCRDAEGRVIGTASAPNGQIQWMGSDLPDGVTHETLHTVELTGTYTPRETGPHTFGIKGLGAFTLTVAGTTYYDDVQGTDSDDPFISFFGAPEPRAQVELTAGEPVEVSLTHVVSIPEGAPIKAVGFTLAHQEPTRDPDELIAEAVEAARAADTAVVVVATTDRVESEGFDRTDLNLPGHQDDLVRAVAAANPNTVVVVNSGSPVELPWREDVAAVLLSWFPGQEGGAALADVLTGAEEPGGRLPTTWGSLADAPVTQVVPTDGELPYTEGVFIGYRAWEKEGRTPSYPFGHGLGYTEWTYQSLELDGTTARIRVQNTGDRPGREVVQVYLAPAEPDAERPARVLAGFAQVAAAPGETVEAVVEIPRRAFEIWDEKTNSWSFVKGSYEIQVSRSIVDRRLTGTINV
- a CDS encoding TetR/AcrR family transcriptional regulator, which codes for MPYGDAMNARVRSEERRAEIVRAALEVIAERGYRGASLASVAERVGLTQQGLLHYFPTKDALLVAVLEERDQWDAVPDTRWRVDLLASLVEYNAMRPGIIQTFSALLGESVTEGHPAREYFTERYTRVRTSMAEVLRAEYGDRLPNGLTPERTAPLLVAVMDGLQYQWLLDPESVDMPGAFRDFLSLLGED
- a CDS encoding EI24 domain-containing protein, which codes for MRDLGVGFRYLLKGQRWVARHGKQYGFGLIPGLITLVLYAAALVALALWGEDFVAWATPFADDWSSPWLGLFRGFLTAVLFALALLLSVLTFTAVTLLIGQPFYENLSEKVDRDVSPDGTAPESGLPLIRELWISARDSLRIVVRAGVWAVLLFGLGFIPVVGQTAVPVIGFLVTGFFLTEELAAVAMQRRRVELRDRLALLRSRKTLVWGFGTPLAVAFLVPFVAVFLMPGAVAGATLMARELLGEETVEDDDEQLSPQQPSGSPVPGR
- a CDS encoding beta-ketoacyl-[acyl-carrier-protein] synthase family protein translates to MSSTNRTVVVTGIGATTPLGGDAASTWEGLVAGRSGVKPLEQEWAADQAVRIAAPVAVEPTEVIARPQARRLDRSAQFALIAAKEAWADAGFTDKAGEDGNVDPDRLGAVIASGIGGVTTLLDQYDVLKEKGVRRVSPHTVPMLMPNGPSANVGLAVGARAGVHTPVSACASGAEAIGYAIEMIRSGRADVVVAGGTEAAIHPLPIAAFGNMMAMSKNNENPEGASRPYDVARDGFVLGEGAGVIVLESAEHAAKRGARVYAEAVGQGISADSHDIVQPEPEGRGISHALQNLLERTDLNPAEIVHVNAHATSTPAGDIAELKALRKVFGDDADHMAVSATKSMTGHLLGGAGGVETVATVLALYHRVAPPTINVENLDPEAEANADVVRGEARKLPVEGRIAALNDSFGFGGHNVVLAFRTV
- a CDS encoding aldose epimerase family protein, giving the protein MNELFGTLSDGTAVHRWTLERAGVRVRVLTYGGIVQSVEVPDRDGVPGNVVLGFAELDGYPAHPGPYFGALVGRYANRIAGGRFTLDGLTYALPVNNGPNCLHGGERGFDERVWDAEPVEHGVRLSRVSGHGEEGFPGRLEVSATYTLDAEGGLRIAYEAVTDAPTVVNLTNHSYFNLAGAGSGNAGGHELRIAASRFTPVDGDLIPTGVESVEGSRFDFRVSRKVGAGYDHNFVLDKGVTPAPVEVAELHDPASGRVLTVSTTEPGLQLYTADHLSEPFAPGDGIALETQHFPDSPNRPEFPSTVLRPGEVFRSETVYGFSTR
- a CDS encoding DUF3145 domain-containing protein, translated to MTTRGVLYVHSAPRALCPHVEWAVAGVLGTRVNLDWIRQPAAPGTWRSEFSWQGEVGTASKLASALRGWHLLRFEVTAEPCAKAEGERYSCTPDLGIFHAVTGIHGDILIPEDRLRAALTRSQRGETDLEAELSKLLGKPWDDELEPFRYAGEGAPVRWLHQVV
- a CDS encoding pyroglutamyl peptidase; this encodes MNLIRIGICALGLALAAALTAPASATAAQSPTVEEQRLDQAVPQEILRRSGFDAVAPEFARELGKARSYAQARAVVVREGSALWRRAVERAQGRGPDGGDLSRDDDRPLYWARLGMTREVRAWEPEFGLSADQRSALIGQLERTSRGQTAIRYPHGQGLKRILVTGFDPFTLDRDIRISNPSGATALALDGTVIETAEGPARIETVVFPVRWRDFAEGTVERTLRPYLKGVDLLTTVSQGRVGRFDIERTNGAWRGGFPDNDNIGRTETVPVSDPASQPQWTTTTLPYEEIVAAATGRFPVYDNTSVTEIPAGGTEPVVRPDGPTAGSIARAGGGGNYLSNEIAYRATLLRDRLALHDTLPAGHVHTPVLQFGAGNTSEVTDPEFVRNRLDIIAQVRAILTAAAG